TCCTTAGGGAGAGAATTCAAGTTGttatctcattttttttatttaacaaaaaatttagaCATTACTTAGCAGGCAATTATGTTAGTTATAAGGTTTGAACATTACAGgttgtaaataatttatttgccaatgtaaagtgaattaaataaagaaaaattgaattgattgagtattagtttgattgatatttctttatttaatgaagaaatttttaagttcaaccaacctattttcaaaataagaaGTGGATAAATAAAAATTGTGGGAgacttttatttattcatcattataGGCAACACCATCCATATTATCTATGAGATTCGAACTCAAACTCtacttatgattttttatttctatctcattactcttgtttcaattttatttcgtattttattttagcatatcgattttttttttactttacatCCAACCTCTCTCCTTTTTTTCCAtctatattcttttttttttctttttcattttaggtTCGAATTACGCCTATTTTCACATCtaggatttacatatataacatatattactGTCAagggtaaattttttatttcttattattgagcttataatatataatatataatttatattagatGTTAGAATATTAATTctattatatatttatctaatctattatatatattctaatatatattagtattagaatttatttatatattttatttataatatattaaaatattatattaatattatttttatattatttatctatttctattttatttatttcattggtattgttgtcaatacaggAAAATGTGGGTTTAAATACGTTGAAGCGCATTATACTCCTATATATATGGATTAGGGAGGAGCTTTGGTAATTTTAAGTATTTTGTAAcagattttacattttttttttgagaaaataaaattacaaaaccaAATTTTCTGACTTGAGAAACACGGCTTATATTGTTCCTATTTATAGAGCTAGCCATCAACTTTATAACAGCTAAAATATTaagccttttaattattttaaataagtttttatttCAAACAAAAGATTACTAGCTTTAGATGGTAATAAAAATTGAAGCTCAAACAAAAGTTTACTAGGTTTAGATGCTAATAAAAATTAAAGCTCAATCAAAAGATTACTAGCTTTAGattctaataaaaattaaagctCAATAACCTATTTGATGTTAATAAGATTTATCGAATCAGTTTgaggattttttaaaattattttaacgtTTAGAATTTGATAATTCCACACATAATTTGCTTTGTTCCTAACTCCTAACCGCTTCTCTTGGTATGACATATAACACAGTAAACTTGTTTTTAACCTTATTCTTTTTTACAATCTACTACTCAGCTAtgaataaaattattgttttgataatcaaatcatataaaattataaaataatcattaaatctATCTATTCATAAAGTTTACATCAATCATCCTTTAAATGCCATTAACCACTTGACTGGAGATatgacatattttatatatagttaataattaatttggCTGCTAAATTATAGCTAAAATGTTAATTtgattcttttataattatataaaaatgaacccaaaaaatataaaaatatctctttttttataaaaatctgaaaattaaaatttttagaattataaaggaccaaatattatatttttataactttttggatTCCTTGTAAAAGAATACAAAAATATCATATTGATATTTAAGTATAGTTTAGGGGTCAAATTAAGTGTTAACCCTATATATAACATATTACATCATCATTTTGCTAATGGATTAACAACAGTTAACGGACGGGTGACAAACAGTTGAATGACCCTTAATGTAACCTACCCTTCCTTTTTCTACAAAAGGGAGAAAATTTGAGTTGTCCAAATTGAAACTCTAGACTTAATTAAAGTGTAATCTCGAGTCCAAAATCAAGTAATAAAAATCTAACATTGAGGGAAGCTCAATTGGGTTTggttactaaattaaaaaaaaaaaatcaagtcctataatttcatactcaattatTTGTACTTGAGCTTAAACATTTGTTcaatactaattaaaataattataataaaaacactTCATCAAGTTCGTAACAAACCGAGCAAAGGATTATGATAGCCGAATCTCAAAAGCTGAAACTCATCTCAACAACAACGATTTAAGTTGAATTCTAGCATTTCGATTCGCAAGAAGAATAATTTATGGGCACAAATGTGTTGTTTGCACCTTATTGTAACCATTTATCCCAGTATGCTGCAACAAGTAACTTCGTTTTGTTCTCAACTCTTTAACCATTCATCTTATTTAAGAACGTAAAAATAAAATCGATTAAATTGTTAATTCTGAGAAACGAGTTTCTAATGCAGTAATGCAGCTTCTTTATCCTAGTTATAAATCCAAATTACAGAGCATAATTGACCAAATGCTGAATGCAGCAATGCGAACCTTAGGTTCTGAAAATCGAGAAACTAACGGTGCTCTTTTGAAGACATTAAGGTCCCGCACCCTCCATAAACTCCACCCGACAGACACAACACGCGACATGAGCACAATTTACTGTGTCATAAATTACAGCAAAGAAGAGTTAAAAAGGTAAAACACAGTGAAGTTCTTAGTAAGTCACTTTTCCTAatcaattcaatgcttcattgaGGACAGATGCCTGAAGGTCTAAGTTCCTCAGTATCAGTCATTCGTAATGGGATGTAAAACCTACAAAGAACAACCATACTTGCTATCCGGAAATCAAGAAAAATAACTTTCATTTCTTGAGAAATATGAACTCCCAAACTCCCACCATCGGATATCTTGGTTCCTACTGAATTCCAAAACTAAGCATTTAAATTTGATCCAACTCAAAGTTCATCACACTCATGCCCTACCCACCCCAAAGCAAATGGGCAAACAGAAGTAAAAGGGCTAGAGTTATAAGGTGGGTCGTTATCGGAAATTTTCTGCCTATCTTGTTGATGGTATTAGCTTGAAAAGGGAAAACCTCTGACTTAATAAGCTGAGACTAGGTTGCATTAAACCTTGGAAGCCTGACTCGTACAAACCCTTTGAAGTAAGGGGAACAAACACATATTTACTGACAGTAATGAACTTTCATGATGAAACAGACAGGCTCCTCACCTGATGCCAGTAGAAGAGGGAATTCAATCTTTTCGATATCTTACCCAAAACCCCTTCTTCCTAGCAGAGTCGTTCTCTGATAGCAATCTACCCCACCTAGACCCAATTGAGAAGTGGCGTTTCAAGAAAGGCTTTGCCAAGGAGCTTCTCCGGCTTGAACTGGGTTCCAACTTTGGAGTTTTTCCTTCTCGTTTGGTGTTTTCTAGGTGTTCAATATCACTACAACTACCATCAACAGAATTATCTATAACTCTATTCTTTAACAACTTAAgatattttgctttcaactctGCTTCAGCTTTTAAAGCTTTTCTGCACATCTTTGAGACCTGCTTTTCTCCAACCATACAAATTGGGCAGGCTGGGTCAAATCTGTCAGCCTCCGGTGTCATCAACTCCAAGCATTCAGCATGATAAACATGTCCACAGACAAGCACAGAAACCACTGAAATCTCATTGCTACTCCATGAGGATCTCTCAGCTAAAAGCTTCGAGCAAGCACCACAAGTTCGTGCATCTATGGAAGGAGAGTATGAGAATCTGCTGCTACATCCACTTATCTTGCCATAACCAGAACCTAAGTGTTCGCTGTCAAAAGACCACCTTTCTCTTTGAGAAGAGGCCACAAGCTCTGAAAATGTGCGCATGGACCAACCATCAGAAGAACCACCATGAGATCCAACTGTTAAGTCATTGCTACATCGGGAAAGGACAAAAGAGGACCTTGCTTCAGACATTGAATAATTATTTGGCGACTTCAATCCTAGGATTCGACTATCAGAAACCTGCCTCAATAGCCGTTGCCCAGGTGAACGGTGAGCCCGTCGTGATGAGGTTGAGTTTGGAGGAAGCAAATGAGCATGGCTAGAGAACGTGTCTGTTACTGGTGGTGAGAAAGATGAAGGCATGCAAAATGAAAGCTTTGGTGTAGATGAATCAATGATATCGGGCAATTCTACCAAATTCTTTATCTGAAATATAATCAGAAAGGTATATTAAACATCAGTAGAAGAGGCTAGTGTATTACCCAAAGATACAGAAAATAAACAAGCAGAGAAGGCTATTCAACTAAAGTCAGTATCAACTAAATCAAACTTACATCAACCGAATAATTGCTTCCTCTTGATATGTCTGCACCAACAACATAAAACAATGTCAAacacaacacaaacataattacAAGATAGAGGGAACAGACTAGTAGCTATATTACTCAAAACAGTATTGGGAAAAAAAGGATCAACATAAAACAATGTCAAacacaacacaaacataattacAAGATAGAGGGAACAGACTAGTAGCTATATTACTCAAAACAGTATTGGGAAAAAACGGATAGAAGTAGACAATAAGGTAATGCCTGCAACttgaatatataaaaacatgctgttttatttagattctaaCATGCTACTCTGCCCGTTAAAGGTTAGGCATTATCAGTCGCCTAGCTGTTAGCAGTAAATGAGATAAGAAGACCATTAGAACCTTTTGCATTTCCAGACTAGTAGCTATAATAATAACATAGAACAGAATTCTAGAAAAATTTCCTAAACCCCCCATGTATAGTCAAGATGGTGATACAAAAAGCTATCCTTTTAGGCTCTTTCAATTAACATGTGATTTACCTGAAGGAGGGGTCATCATATTCCCACCCATTTCTTCATGGACTGGTGATTTTTGAGAGGTGGGTGTTCCATAGGTCTCAATCTCAAGAGGACTTCCTTGATCAGAAAAATTACCTCTATCAGAGCCTAATGTCCCTTTTATCTCCATGCTAACATTTCGGCTAGTTCCATTAGATACCTGATAAGAAGGCTCATCAATTTCACCAGCTACACGCCTTCGATTATCTCGGCAGAAGCTCCATGATGGTGAACACCTCAAATTTCTATGCGAAGTCTCACCTCCTGTTCTGTTTGCAATGGTTCTGTCCCTTGCAGCAACACAACAAGCGGAACCCATGGTCACACAAATACCCAAAAGAGAATTTATTCCGAATTTGCAACACCGATTCAAGCTACGAACTCAAGGCAAATACCGCATAGATGATAAAAGAGGATATTTcctgtttaaaaaaaaaagcgcAAAGTTTAAACTTCACAATTAAAAATTGCAAAGATCGATTCAACAGACAGCTTAAACTAACTTAACAAACTTAAAAGATACTAAATTTCGTTTTCTAAGAGcattttttctgttttatttcatttctctcTAAACTCCAAGATCAAAACCTAGgataaaaattatttgataaaaagaatCCCATGAACATcagttttaagaaaaataaataagcaGTTTATAAGAGTACATTACTTGGGAGTAATATACAGGTTATTGTATATTCTCAGTTTGAAGTGATTTTGGagatcaagaacaaaaataaataattttttttaattattaatagcAGATAGCAGAGTTGAGTAAAGTAAAACAGTAGCGAAAATTTCCAGACAGTGGAAAGCATCTTACTTAATTACGCACTAACTGGCTTTCCCCCAAAACAAGAATAAGAATAATGTAAACTAAAACATTTAAGTAACGAATATTTGCAGAATTAAATTCTCAAAGTTCACAACTCGAAAGCAtagttctattttatttttttcacaaagaAAAAGGCATAAACTCAAAACAGTAAAAATAAAGAATCATTGGTTCGGAACATTTACTGTCGTACTAAAAAAAATCGCTCACAAGTTATTGAAAATccagggaaaaaaattaaaagaagctCAAATAAGGGCGCGAAAACGATATCCTTTTCTACTCCATTCTCAGAACTGATTTCAAGCTTTCAACGTCCCAACAATATCAtccacacaaaaaaaaataataacattaattttctttttttttttgaaaaaaagggaagaaaactCACGAATTGAATAATTAGAGAAGCATGGAGctgaagaaaaaagagaaataagagaTTCGAATGGCGTCGAATATTTCAAAACGGCGGTTGGAGAGGAAGACGACGGTCGCGACGGGAACGAGGGAAAAGAAATTGATGCGTGAAAAAGAAAGTGAGAGAGTCAAGGGGGAACGTATGGGGAATTGTGTCTCGTCTGAATGTAGTGCTGCTTCTTTTTCCGCTCCCCCTCTCTTTTTTTAGTttacttttcctttttgttttccttttcttaATTAATTCTCCTTAAATTTTATTTCCCACTATAAAACGACAAATAAGAATTAATATAAATATGCTGcagcatttttttatttttacggttacttttttttttgtataattatatttccattatattttatattttaaggttTTTATATATGTTGGATAATACCAAATTTGGATTTTCTTATTCTTTAATAgtcagttaaatttttaaaaaatagcttTTAGCTAGAATTATAGTCACATGTTTTTTCTTGTATCAAATTATTCATATAGCCACATGCTTTCTTTTCCTACCATTTAcgatttatatgaaatatatattaataaaagaaatgaaGCATGAAGATGAATAATTGAACAAGAGTTGCTGACCACTATTTCCTATCATCCCCTCTGGTGGGTCCGAGACATTGTGAGCTTTTGTAAATGAAAGTTGATACAGACCTTTGACTCACTTTCACTTGCACATTTTCAATCCTCTTCCCTTTCCTTCTTGTGAAGTATCATTTCTCTGCAAAGTGTAACGGGTGTTTTTACTAATTTAGGATgtataataacataaataaattcatattccaaAATTTATGTAatacaaattattttatcatCTATTAGTAAAGTTTTTAAACTCTACAAATTTATTTCTCTAAACACAGACAAAAAGGATATTGACACAAAAAAGGGCATGCAACTTTCAAGGAATTGCATGGGAATAGTTTCATGTGCAAAGCAAAAATCTCTAATAAAACCTTAAGATAGCATACCCTTGCATTGGATATATCAAAATTTGAAATCCTCTCAGTAAAgagtaaaagtataattttatcatcttttaaaaaTCCCCTACTACTTCGAAAAACTCACGTACAGGTGGTGGAATTGTTAGCCCTTCTTTTAGCTTTGCTCCCAAATCAAACGCTCTAACCATCAGAGAAGGAAGACATACGATTGTGATGAGtagagaagagaatgaaaaagtcAAGCCAGAGAATGAAAAATAAGCAATAAAGCAAGAGGGAGAGAGACTAATTGCCGAGGCCATAAAATCCACTAGATGCACTTTCCTCAACCActctgatgatgatgatggtaccTCAACAAGATCGTCGCCAGAAGCCACAATTGTTTCCCAGGCGGTAGATTCAATTCCATCTAaggaaataaagaacaaaaaccCCATGAAGAGGAGGAAGCGACCAGTTGCCTAGCTACACAGGTTGTTCATCTACTAACCCTTATAATTCTAAATGCATTATCATTCCTCTACTAAACTCATCACCCTCTAACCTAATGGATACATATCAATAAATAACTAGACAAACTAGAATGAGAATCACCCCCGATGAATATCCTAAAGTACAGGTTGATGGAAATGCACTACAAAAACTTTAGTTGATAGCCACCTTAATAAAAGTGAAGGATTCAATCTATAAGCTTTGTATTTTGTCTCAATTCCCTGTTGCTGGTAAGTACATAGTGCTTCACAAGATAGAATTGAATCCAAACAAGGAACACATGAGGGAATGGGAACTGAACAGGTTCACAAGGTATTTGACTTCACCACCCTTCAAAGGACTTATGACGATCCTTGCATGACATTGTAGAGGTGCATGGTACTATGATTTTGTTTGAACAGTGCAGGAAATGGTTCAAATTCACAACCCACAAATTTTAATCATTATCAAAACTAGAGTCCAAGCCTCAAAAGTGCTTGACATTTTGGATTGACTTTAATTTGATGGCTACTTTGAAACCAAATATGGTTATTGTATCACTTAGATTGTCTTCATAATTGTCGAACTTTGCACGATCAAACAAGAGTTACATGCAACCATCAAGGTGCATCCTACCAActtttattggtttttatttaCCATATATGCAAGCCTTAGAATTGGAAAACATAAACTTCTTTAGGAAAATCTTTAAAATGTAGCTAGACACCATAGCATGCCTTGGTTAGTCATTagagattttaatgaaattctAACTTTGAAGGATAAGTGGGGAGCTTAACCACCATCACATAGAAGAATGACATAATTTCATAACTATCTAAATGAATGAAATCTCATTATATATGGGTTTCAAAGGACCTAGATCACATGGTCCAATTTAAGGGAAATGAGTAAACTTATCTCATTATATAATGAATGAAATCTCATTATATATGGGTTTAACAATAGAAATTATTCTACAATGAAGCATCTATGACTCAACTTCCTCGAACAAGATCAAATCATTGCCCCTTGTTGATCTCCCTTATAACACCCTTCGCCCGATCCAATCGTCAAGTCCAAGTTATAAGATGCTACTGTCGTTGTCGGAGCAACTATgaacatttgataatcaatttaCTCTATAATACATGCATTCATATTCAAGTCGTCTCATAATTACATTATGCGATCTTTTTTTAGACTTattcgagcttacaaaagctcattTACTAACACAATattaaaaaatgaccaaattgtaatattttcaaagttttcaaattagATATTGATACCCCATAAAGGTACTAATACCATTTTAGCCTTCgatgttttagaaaaatttaaatgaaaacaaaTGTATCGATACATTATCTCTGTTTTAAGTTTGATGTTTGAAAATCTAAGGAAAATCACCAATGTACCGATACCCTTTtttaaggtatcgatacctttatatcaaaaatatcaaaaacttACTTTTTGGTACCTTTTTCATGCCAACTTaacattttcatctaaccttaaGGTTTCTTCCCCATAATTATCATGTAGAACATGCACATATTGTCATCGAACATAATAACATAGAATACAACGAACCCTCAAATCATATCATGACTAATTGATGCATTTTAACATGCAACGACGATTACTCATACTACCATGCATACATGTCATACAATCCCATTATGAATCAAACTAGACAAATTGGAGATTAGAATCTCACCTCACCTTCTTATTCTTGGTAGCTCAGCTTGTCATTTTGCCAGAGTTTTCCTTCATCCTGACTGCAGTTCCTTATTCCTCTAATGTCAAACATGGCTCCTCACGATGGTAATGACATGTAAATCCTTCCACAACTACCTCATCTTTCTAAGGGAGAAGAAACTTGGTTCAGAGGAGGAGAAGATGGTGAacagaattataaataattatgtttCCAACTCGTCCAATTTATACCTCTTTGGCACGATCTCTACATACCGTCGTTACCACTCAATCCTAATTATTTTGTCTTCCACTATGGAACCAGTCGGTTCTAATCCAACAAAACTAGTTTTGAGAGCCAACTCTTCCTTAACCAGCCACTTAAGTTTCTAAGTGCCTTATTAGTGTCCATGAATTTTCTACTCCTATTTAATAAAATCCTTGAATCTTCCTCGAGTTCGAGTATTTGGGATATCCAAGTGTGACAGATATAAAGAGGGAATAagagttaaaagaattagaaTTCACATCACTCGAAACCTTAAAAGTAATCCTGGAAACCTTAAAACTTTTCTTATAGATGGAGGTCATGATGAACTTTGTTGGAATTTTACTAAATCAGGTCAATTTTCACTAGCAAGTGTATATGAGTTAGTCGATAGCCAATTAACTCAGTCACTACCCCTAGATAATTTAGAATAACAATAAATTCCCATACAAAATCCAAATGTTCATCTAGGAATGCTTCAAGAAGATACTCCCAACCAAAGATTTCTTTATTCATCATAGCTTCAAACTACAAGATACAAGggatttcacttttttttttataaaaaccaaCTCAAAACAATAAAATGCATTCTCCGTAAAAGCCATTTTTCTAGAAATTAGTGGTAGTATAGTTGGATTCAAACATTAATGTAAataaatggtcattaatgcaAATAAATGGTTTCTCAAACCCAAAATCCACTGGCTAAAAAATTTTGCTATTAAAAAATGCCATTCTCTTTCCAAATAATCCCAAACCTTATCACATGTTCGCTAAGCtcatggaaaaagaaacaaaatactttgcattttttgtcaaattaaagaAAATCAGTGAGCCCTTATGCGTCCCTATGAGATGGCAAAATTTGAAACTTGGATTTGTTAAAATTAATACCAATGGCTTAACATTGGGAAGTCTAGGGCATAGTGAAGTTGGATCAATTATTAGAGATCACGTTGGAATGCTTGTGCTTGGATTGTTTAGGCACATCCTAAGAGTTTCAAGTGTAGAAGTGGAATTGTAGGCTTTACGTTACAGTTATAATATCACATATCAACAAACTTGCTAAAAATTAAGTAGAAATTGATGCATCTGTTGTTATTAGCTTCATTGAAAATTCTTGACATGTTAAGCATTTGTTGCAACCTTTAATTGATGGTTGCATGACTCTCCAATATTGTTTCCAGTAATTGACATTGaagcttattatatatatagggAGGCTAATCATGGAGAGAATGCCATGGCATGAAAGGAAGCAATTCTCACTTGTCGTCTTActcaaatttgattttattagGAACTTTTTGTGAATTTATAATAAATCACTTTATGAACTTTCtcatgttttgatggttgatGCCAATGATGTTATGGtgcatcatgtaacaccccttacctggtTCGATTGTCGGACCCGAGCAATAAGGTGTTACCGGTAATTATGAAACATTTACAAGCATATTATAATTCAAAACCTCAATAATTAATCATACAACtcataaataatcaaattaacaCATGTTTCAATCGATTTTAGATTAATATTGAgcttatgaaaatttaaaatcaacTTGGTAACATACAGggattgtaatagcccaatttcgatgaaatcggaacagtggtctcgggactacaaattcgagccgaaagaaaaaataaataaaatttatttttattttattatatgattcatattatattagaaatttcgtgcgaaaattttgaaaagaaaattttaccgattacgtgcttaattacgagaagaccaaatcgcataaaatgcaaaaagttagattctagtagctagaaggatcaaatagctattaaattcaaaacttaaggttcttgtatggtaattagaccattaataaaaagtatatagatatttttggatgattcatccatggaaaatgagaaaaaggctagggactaaattagaaagtgaaaatattaattaattaaaaagatgaaaagaaaataaaaatcatattttctcaGATTCTTCCCCGaaataaacatggaaaccctaggagagagagagaagagactttcatggccaaattgggcaagttttcttgtcccgtttttagtaattttgatattttttaaatcgAGATAGCCtaaactatctatttgggggatcaatttgaaaagttatcatgGTAAAAAAATTGGGTCAaggatgtatatgctggaaatttgaaatttatagtagaaaatgaaatattgatgaaagataaacaacttttacaaagtaatttttcatgaaaacttgatttagggactaaaatgaaaaatggtgaaaatcTATGGAAAATGCtgaaaattgtgaaatgtatgtgctgtaaaaGTTGTGTGtataattcggctaggcttgggcaGAGGGTcgtatttcataaatttcattttccgagcctaaggacaaaatggtaatttaaggaaaagttaggggcaaaatggtaatttttcctaggatgaaaATTTAGTCTACTTGAATAtagaatttgataaattgatgttaaatttactagtatagatctggatagaccaaattcggagttagaaTGAAGAAtgaggaaaatgtcggattagtagagtTCACGTGTACAAAcctttgtcgaggtaagttcgtgtaactaaattatatatatttttatgcttgatttaaatgttgtgtttgtgaattttattaatgtcataaatatgtgaaatgatcacctACTCGATATAGCCCGATAAATGAAAATGCTCGATAAAAtggtaaatgaataaaatgttacTTGTATGCTTAacatgaatgtggaatgtgttttaCTCGAATTACATAAATGTTACAGAGGtatgaaataatcaaattatctataatgcttgaaaaatgtttaaaccccggttgaataaatggaaaatcgatAGATATGTGATTTCCCAAAACAAaaaaggtcctgcatttgttgcagataggATTTAGCTCAGATGAGTAATCTTTCGACCTCAATTCTaataggatttagcccggacaggtaatcctgatataagtcctctcaagcatatattatggattggatttagcccgaacgggtaatctaGATCAaactctttagagcatatgtcataaaaaggatttagcctggactggtaatcctgtagTATTTATATGTTGCTCTAGAGTGTACTTTCTGAAATAGTATCTTACgggtaccattgaatatgaattgacagatcctGATTCGTACGCCTCGAGTGTACTTCTTATGTATCCATcgataattcaaataaattcaacgggcaagGTTCTGATAGGGGAAAATATAAATCTAAGACAAATTGACATGGAGTGGTGTATATGatatggaaatatgacatgaaagaatattaaatgaaatgtaagaaaataatgatacatgacaagtgatatatgaaatat
The sequence above is drawn from the Gossypium hirsutum isolate 1008001.06 chromosome A05, Gossypium_hirsutum_v2.1, whole genome shotgun sequence genome and encodes:
- the LOC107957945 gene encoding uncharacterized protein, with the protein product MGSACCVAARDRTIANRTGGETSHRNLRCSPSWSFCRDNRRRVAGEIDEPSYQVSNGTSRNVSMEIKGTLGSDRGNFSDQGSPLEIETYGTPTSQKSPVHEEMGGNMMTPPSDISRGSNYSVDIKNLVELPDIIDSSTPKLSFCMPSSFSPPVTDTFSSHAHLLPPNSTSSRRAHRSPGQRLLRQVSDSRILGLKSPNNYSMSEARSSFVLSRCSNDLTVGSHGGSSDGWSMRTFSELVASSQRERWSFDSEHLGSGYGKISGCSSRFSYSPSIDARTCGACSKLLAERSSWSSNEISVVSVLVCGHVYHAECLELMTPEADRFDPACPICMVGEKQVSKMCRKALKAEAELKAKYLKLLKNRVIDNSVDGSCSDIEHLENTKREGKTPKLEPSSSRRSSLAKPFLKRHFSIGSRWGRLLSENDSARKKGFWVRYRKD